One segment of Deinococcus multiflagellatus DNA contains the following:
- a CDS encoding potassium channel family protein, whose translation MRQLLWIPGLVLVVGVLVDLLVTCIQAGEGRLNRAAQRLLYAGLHLIAQRTRRRGVLYWSTPVLITGSLVVWTMLTWLGWTLIFWSQPGALIGADSGQPATFLATFYFVGYTLSTLGLGEIIAPEPMWRILTDVAAISGFFLLTFAITFIVPVAQARADRRELALALHRAGPGAQALILNAYTDHDRGLHSLTVDLHSVLNRVDAAHMNTPYLHRLRDHHAQDALDLHLPALGEALLILFSALDAEPPRGLRRALTSVDSLSRTFVETQGGPLPPPPPFPDLGALRRAGLPLKSDAELQAGLHAHAELRRRLHAMSRAGLWDWAEVAEPQGTPPLNTRAS comes from the coding sequence ATGCGCCAACTCCTGTGGATTCCCGGGCTGGTTCTGGTGGTCGGCGTGCTCGTGGATCTGCTGGTCACCTGTATTCAGGCGGGGGAGGGCCGCCTGAACCGCGCCGCGCAGCGCCTGCTGTATGCGGGGCTGCACCTGATCGCGCAGCGCACGCGCCGCCGCGGGGTGCTGTACTGGAGCACGCCTGTGCTCATCACTGGCTCGCTGGTGGTGTGGACCATGCTGACGTGGCTGGGCTGGACCCTGATTTTCTGGTCCCAACCGGGGGCGCTGATAGGCGCAGACAGTGGGCAGCCCGCCACCTTCCTGGCCACGTTTTATTTCGTGGGCTATACCCTCAGCACCCTGGGCCTGGGCGAGATCATCGCCCCCGAGCCCATGTGGCGCATCCTGACCGACGTGGCTGCCATTTCAGGCTTTTTTCTGCTGACGTTTGCCATCACCTTTATCGTGCCCGTGGCGCAGGCTCGGGCCGACCGGCGCGAACTGGCGCTGGCCCTGCACCGCGCCGGCCCGGGCGCCCAGGCCCTGATCCTGAACGCCTACACCGACCATGACCGGGGCCTGCACAGCCTGACGGTGGACCTGCACAGCGTGCTGAACCGGGTGGACGCCGCCCACATGAATACGCCGTACCTGCACCGCCTGCGCGACCACCATGCCCAGGACGCCCTGGACCTGCACCTGCCGGCTCTGGGCGAAGCGCTGCTGATTCTGTTCTCGGCGCTGGACGCTGAGCCTCCGCGCGGTCTGCGCCGGGCCCTGACCAGTGTGGACAGCCTGAGCCGCACCTTCGTGGAGACCCAGGGCGGCCCCCTGCCGCCCCCACCTCCCTTCCCAGATCTGGGCGCCCTGCGCCGCGCTGGTCTGCCCCTGAAAAGCGACGCCGAACTTCAGGCAGGCCTGCACGCGCACGCCGAACTGCGCCGCCGCCTGCACGCCATGAGCCGCGCGGGCCTCTGGGACTGGGCGGAGGTGGCCGAGCCGCAGGGCACGCCGCCCCTGAACACCAGGGCGTCGTAA
- the fabZ gene encoding 3-hydroxyacyl-ACP dehydratase FabZ: MSPILIQEVLQTLPHRFPFVLVDRVLSAEGGTVHALKNVSVNEPYFPGHFPQEPVMPGVLIVEALAQASMFCLHGQLEPGTVGYLAGVEGARFKRKVIPGDQLHLHVKLEFLRRGLGKTTCRAEVDGELAAEATILFAVAKG; this comes from the coding sequence ATGTCCCCCATCCTGATTCAAGAGGTCCTGCAGACCCTGCCCCACCGCTTTCCCTTTGTGCTGGTGGACCGGGTGCTTTCGGCCGAGGGCGGTACCGTGCATGCGCTGAAAAATGTCAGCGTGAACGAGCCCTACTTTCCGGGGCACTTTCCCCAGGAACCCGTGATGCCCGGCGTGCTGATCGTGGAAGCCCTGGCGCAGGCCAGCATGTTCTGCCTGCACGGGCAACTGGAACCCGGCACCGTGGGCTATCTGGCCGGCGTGGAAGGCGCCCGCTTCAAACGCAAGGTGATTCCCGGCGATCAGCTGCACCTGCACGTCAAGCTGGAATTCCTGCGCCGGGGCCTGGGCAAAACCACCTGCCGCGCCGAGGTGGACGGGGAACTGGCGGCGGAGGCGACGATTCTGTTTGCCGTTGCCAAAGGGTAA
- a CDS encoding acyl-CoA dehydrogenase, protein MTVTDAPGMTFALSDDQRLIVQHVRDYARAELAPKAAEYDRSGEYPREQLRGLAELGLLGATVPERWGGAGLDSVTYALCLEEIAAADASVAVIVSVQNGLPEQMILRYGTDEQKARYLQPLASGEHIGAFCLTESGAGSDAASLRMQAVRDGDHWVLSGTKAWITSGGQADTYLVMARTGGSGARGVSCFIVENGTPGLSFGKPEEKLGLHASHTTTVTFEEVRVPHANMVGEEGQGLIIALASLDAGRIGIAMQALGIARAALEHATHYAAEREQFGKKLREFEGVSFKIARMAARIESARLVALKAAWLKDQGKPYGKEASMAKLLASEAAVDGTRDAIQIFGGNGYSREYPVERLYRDAKVTEIYEGTSEIQQLVISRAVFAELT, encoded by the coding sequence ATGACCGTCACCGACGCCCCCGGCATGACCTTCGCGCTCAGCGACGACCAGCGCCTGATCGTGCAGCATGTGCGCGACTACGCCCGCGCGGAACTGGCGCCCAAGGCCGCCGAGTATGACCGCAGCGGCGAGTACCCGCGTGAACAGCTGCGCGGGCTGGCCGAGCTGGGCCTGCTGGGCGCCACCGTCCCCGAACGCTGGGGCGGCGCGGGCCTGGACAGCGTGACCTACGCCCTGTGCCTGGAAGAAATTGCCGCTGCCGACGCCAGCGTGGCCGTGATTGTCTCGGTGCAAAACGGCCTGCCAGAACAGATGATTCTGCGTTACGGCACCGACGAGCAAAAAGCGCGCTACCTGCAGCCCCTGGCGAGTGGAGAGCACATCGGCGCCTTTTGCCTGACGGAAAGCGGCGCGGGCAGCGACGCCGCCAGCCTCCGCATGCAGGCGGTGCGCGACGGTGACCACTGGGTGCTCAGCGGCACAAAGGCCTGGATCACCAGCGGCGGGCAGGCCGACACCTATCTGGTCATGGCGCGCACGGGCGGCAGCGGCGCGCGCGGCGTGTCGTGCTTCATCGTGGAAAACGGCACGCCGGGGCTGTCCTTTGGCAAGCCCGAGGAAAAACTGGGCCTGCACGCCTCGCACACCACCACGGTCACCTTTGAGGAGGTGCGCGTGCCCCACGCCAACATGGTGGGCGAGGAAGGCCAGGGGCTGATCATCGCGCTGGCCAGCCTGGACGCCGGGCGCATTGGCATTGCCATGCAGGCCCTGGGCATTGCCCGCGCCGCGCTGGAACATGCCACGCACTACGCGGCAGAGCGCGAGCAGTTTGGCAAGAAACTGCGTGAATTCGAAGGGGTGTCTTTTAAGATTGCCCGCATGGCTGCGCGCATTGAGAGTGCCCGGCTGGTGGCCCTGAAAGCCGCGTGGCTCAAAGACCAGGGTAAGCCTTACGGCAAGGAAGCCAGCATGGCCAAACTGCTTGCCAGCGAGGCGGCGGTGGACGGCACCCGGGACGCCATTCAGATTTTCGGCGGCAACGGCTACAGCCGCGAGTACCCCGTCGAGCGCCTGTACCGCGACGCCAAGGTGACTGAAATCTACGAGGGCACCAGCGAGATTCAGCAGCTGGTGATCAGCCGCGCCGTGTTCGCCGAACTGACCTGA
- the mreB gene encoding rod shape-determining protein, whose product MRLSEDIGIDLGTATFLIYSKSRGLVLQEPSVIAMARDNKQVKAVGEEAYRMIGRTPGGIVAVRPIKDGVIADEGLTEKMISMFLQKVQGSAGRLFGFKPQLMLGVPSNVSDVEKRAVLRAALNSNAKRAFLIEEPLAAAIGAGLKIAEPVGSMVVDIGGGSTDVAVISLGGIVVSESMRVAGNEFDESIIRYVRRKHNVLIGERTAEEIKVKVGAAMLLDDAENLTAEVRGRDLVNGLPKTISLDSTDVVEALSEPVTKIVEGVKRVLEITPPELVSDIIDRGIVMTGGGSLLRNFDELLRQTTGIPVAVAENAVEAVAVGTGMALEMIPVLGDSLVSSDNYLRR is encoded by the coding sequence GTGAGGCTGTCTGAAGACATCGGAATTGACCTGGGAACGGCCACGTTCCTGATTTACAGCAAGAGCCGGGGCCTGGTGCTCCAGGAACCCAGCGTGATTGCCATGGCCCGCGACAACAAGCAGGTCAAGGCCGTGGGGGAAGAGGCGTACCGCATGATCGGGCGCACCCCCGGCGGCATCGTGGCGGTGCGGCCCATCAAGGACGGCGTGATTGCCGACGAGGGCCTGACCGAGAAGATGATTTCCATGTTCCTTCAGAAGGTGCAGGGCAGCGCGGGCCGGCTGTTCGGTTTCAAGCCGCAGCTGATGCTGGGCGTGCCCAGCAACGTCAGCGACGTGGAAAAACGCGCCGTGCTGCGCGCCGCGCTGAACTCCAATGCCAAGCGCGCCTTCCTGATCGAAGAACCCCTGGCCGCCGCCATTGGCGCGGGCCTGAAAATCGCCGAGCCGGTGGGCAGCATGGTCGTGGACATCGGCGGGGGCAGCACTGACGTGGCCGTGATCTCGCTGGGCGGCATCGTGGTCTCCGAGTCCATGCGCGTGGCAGGCAACGAGTTCGACGAAAGCATCATCCGCTACGTGCGGCGCAAGCACAACGTCCTGATTGGTGAGCGCACTGCCGAGGAAATCAAGGTGAAGGTGGGCGCAGCGATGTTGCTCGATGACGCCGAGAACCTGACCGCCGAGGTGCGTGGCCGCGACCTGGTGAACGGTCTGCCCAAGACCATCAGCCTGGATTCCACCGATGTGGTCGAGGCCCTGTCGGAACCCGTCACCAAGATCGTGGAGGGCGTGAAGCGGGTGCTGGAAATCACCCCGCCCGAACTGGTCAGCGACATCATTGACCGTGGCATCGTGATGACCGGCGGCGGTTCGCTGCTGCGCAACTTCGACGAACTGCTGCGCCAGACCACCGGCATTCCGGTGGCGGTGGCCGAAAACGCCGTGGAGGCCGTGGCCGTGGGCACCGGCATGGCCCTGGAAATGATTCCGGTCCTGGGCGACAGCCTGGTCAGCAGCGACAACTACCTGCGGCGGTAA